From a region of the Paralichthys olivaceus isolate ysfri-2021 chromosome 4, ASM2471397v2, whole genome shotgun sequence genome:
- the golm1 gene encoding Golgi membrane protein 1 isoform X1: MGGLGNGRRGGRSPPLMIGALIACILVLGFNYWVSSSRNLELQTKLYDLEGQVRRGAAERGVAEMKKNEFQEEIQRQKEQISHIESLYKRQLEAAQNSCNQDKGTLQENISSSTKTTQELKVQLNQLNDEVGKLHKELQSCQGNINTLNNKLTYDMTQCHSQVLSQKELCDERVASAKLEIQKKMEKLVVSTQQEKTMDPAVKEERPFVSVADPVKTSTDVSHTPSVSQPKGNEPPELLTNEIIVDQVSEEPVPSVKDVSKEELQSLPSATAVKQDVLPPPEGAVKTKEAGTETSELMKNNLTEDNDMELMDVHEEGAQTEEVDPGMEGMLDQGKVDEKLAGQKLEPEEYDADQHIVGGTDLDKQKQSKQTENIDLEEELADYNGDDENEGEFEADKQAELAQN, from the exons ATGGGTGGGTTGGGGAATGGGCGTCGTGGAGGAAGATCACCCCCTCTAATGATCGGTGCTCTAATCGCCTGCATCCTGGTTCTGGGCTTTAACTACTGGGTGTCCAGCTCCCGCAACCTTGAGCTACAG ACTAAGCTGTATGACTTGGAGGGCCAGGTGCGACGTGGAGCAGCAGAGCGAGGAGTAgcagagatgaagaaaaacGAGTTCCAGGAGGAGATCCAGAGACAGAAGGAGCAGATCAGCCACATAGAAAGCCTGTACAAGAGACAGCTGGAAGCAGCACAGAACTCCTGCAACCAAGATAAG GGaacactgcaggaaaacatTTCCTCTTCTACCAAAACAACTCAGGAACTCAAAG TTCAGTTGAATCAGCTGAATGACGAAGTGGGGAAGCTGCACAAGGAGCTACAGAGTTGCCAAGGCAATATCAACACCCTTAACAACAAACTCACTTATGacat GACCCAGTGTCACTCTCAGGTCCTTTCCCAGAAAGAGTTATGTGACGAGAGAGTAGCATCTGCTAAACTTGAAATTCAGAAGAAAATGGAGAAGCTTGTCGTCTCCACACAG CAGGAAAAAACAATGGATCCAGCAGTAAAAGAGGAAAGACCATTTGTGTCAGTGGCTGATCCAGTTAAGACATCAACTGATGTGAGCCACACTCCAAGTGTTTCTCAGCCCAAAGGAAATGAACCACCTGAACTACTGACTAATGAGATTATTGTTGACCAAG TTTCTGAAGAACCTGTGCCCTCAGTGAAGGATGTCTCTAAAGAGGAGCTTCAGTCTCTTCCGTCTGCTACTGCAGTCAAGCAGGATGTTTTACCACCACCAGAGGGAGCTGTCAAAACAAAAGAGGCTGGGACAGAGACCAGTGAACTGATGAAGAATAATCTGACTGAGGATAACGACATGGAGTTGATGGATGTTCATGAAGAGGGCGCTCAGACAGAAG AGGTAGACCCTGGGATGGAGGGCATGCTTGACCAGGGAAAGGTCGATGAGAAGCTTGCTGGTCAGAAGTTGGAGCCAGAAGAGTATGACGCAGACCAACACATTGTGGGTGGAACTGATTtggacaaacaaaagcagagtaaacagacagaaaatataG ACCTGGAAGAAGAGCTGGCTGACTATAACGGGGATGATGAGAATGAGGGGGAATTTGAAGCAGACAAACAAGCGGAGCTTGCTCAAAACTGA
- the golm1 gene encoding Golgi membrane protein 1 isoform X2: MGGLGNGRRGGRSPPLMIGALIACILVLGFNYWVSSSRNLELQTKLYDLEGQVRRGAAERGVAEMKKNEFQEEIQRQKEQISHIESLYKRQLEAAQNSCNQDKGTLQENISSSTKTTQELKVQLNQLNDEVGKLHKELQSCQGNINTLNNKLTYDMTQCHSQVLSQKELCDERVASAKLEIQKKMEKLVVSTQEKTMDPAVKEERPFVSVADPVKTSTDVSHTPSVSQPKGNEPPELLTNEIIVDQVSEEPVPSVKDVSKEELQSLPSATAVKQDVLPPPEGAVKTKEAGTETSELMKNNLTEDNDMELMDVHEEGAQTEEVDPGMEGMLDQGKVDEKLAGQKLEPEEYDADQHIVGGTDLDKQKQSKQTENIDLEEELADYNGDDENEGEFEADKQAELAQN, from the exons ATGGGTGGGTTGGGGAATGGGCGTCGTGGAGGAAGATCACCCCCTCTAATGATCGGTGCTCTAATCGCCTGCATCCTGGTTCTGGGCTTTAACTACTGGGTGTCCAGCTCCCGCAACCTTGAGCTACAG ACTAAGCTGTATGACTTGGAGGGCCAGGTGCGACGTGGAGCAGCAGAGCGAGGAGTAgcagagatgaagaaaaacGAGTTCCAGGAGGAGATCCAGAGACAGAAGGAGCAGATCAGCCACATAGAAAGCCTGTACAAGAGACAGCTGGAAGCAGCACAGAACTCCTGCAACCAAGATAAG GGaacactgcaggaaaacatTTCCTCTTCTACCAAAACAACTCAGGAACTCAAAG TTCAGTTGAATCAGCTGAATGACGAAGTGGGGAAGCTGCACAAGGAGCTACAGAGTTGCCAAGGCAATATCAACACCCTTAACAACAAACTCACTTATGacat GACCCAGTGTCACTCTCAGGTCCTTTCCCAGAAAGAGTTATGTGACGAGAGAGTAGCATCTGCTAAACTTGAAATTCAGAAGAAAATGGAGAAGCTTGTCGTCTCCACACAG GAAAAAACAATGGATCCAGCAGTAAAAGAGGAAAGACCATTTGTGTCAGTGGCTGATCCAGTTAAGACATCAACTGATGTGAGCCACACTCCAAGTGTTTCTCAGCCCAAAGGAAATGAACCACCTGAACTACTGACTAATGAGATTATTGTTGACCAAG TTTCTGAAGAACCTGTGCCCTCAGTGAAGGATGTCTCTAAAGAGGAGCTTCAGTCTCTTCCGTCTGCTACTGCAGTCAAGCAGGATGTTTTACCACCACCAGAGGGAGCTGTCAAAACAAAAGAGGCTGGGACAGAGACCAGTGAACTGATGAAGAATAATCTGACTGAGGATAACGACATGGAGTTGATGGATGTTCATGAAGAGGGCGCTCAGACAGAAG AGGTAGACCCTGGGATGGAGGGCATGCTTGACCAGGGAAAGGTCGATGAGAAGCTTGCTGGTCAGAAGTTGGAGCCAGAAGAGTATGACGCAGACCAACACATTGTGGGTGGAACTGATTtggacaaacaaaagcagagtaaacagacagaaaatataG ACCTGGAAGAAGAGCTGGCTGACTATAACGGGGATGATGAGAATGAGGGGGAATTTGAAGCAGACAAACAAGCGGAGCTTGCTCAAAACTGA